ATGctttttaatggaaaatttcAGACTTTCAACAACCTTCTTTGGAACTAGATTTTTATCACTATTACTATCAAGAATGATAGTTGTCTGATTATCATTACCTGTGATACTTATTAGTCTCTTCCTTTAATGCTAAGAATAGGGCAACAATGGGGGAGTTTCCTTGTGATCTTGGGATCCCATAgaactattttttcttttcactttctcCTATCTTTGAGGAAAAAAAGCATCTTGCATTATGTAGAAGTCccatttcacaaaatttttgcCTCAATTAGCGCCTTTTGTTTGATAAACTTGTTGACTATCCTCTATCctcatttcttaattttcagGTGGGCGGGTGTACCTCAAATGTTGGCTCCACCAACCAAAGTTTAAACATCCCACCTTATTTTGAGAAACATATtacaaaatcatattttgataaatatgatagCTTGCTTGATTCAGATTTCCTAGATTTCATATCACATGAACTTTTTCCTGGCTCTTGTGAACTGCTACTGGATAATCTGAATCTTGTGCTGAGACTGTCAGTTCAACAACGCTCTCTGATTGGTGATGGTTCTCATCGTCACCTTTCTTCATCCTTCAGATTTAATATCCAGTCGGAGTTAATAGCTGAGTTACCAATACACTTCTGTGAGGCCATAATCATTGAAAAACTACCCTATGGAATCTTTGCTGACCCATTTGAGCTACAACATCTTCTTCAGCGTGGAGGTAAAATACTTTCTGTATCATTCAAGCAACACATCCAAGCACTCTTCTCCCTTTCCAAGATTTTTGAGTCAAACCACATGTGCAGTATTTATGGGTGCAGCTGTTTTTGGAGACACAAATTTGGAATTGCCATCCGTTCATTCCAACCGGTCCCTTGTTGAGGTTCACATGGATGTCGATCTCAACACTTTTTCAAGACACAAGGATGGTTTGGAAATCAACATAGATCTTCCACTGCATATACGTTATCCAGTAAGTGAAAAGGAGATCAcagaaagtgaaaataaaaatagacagtagttttttttttccctgaaaTTTGATTAATATTCTGCAAGACATCTGCCAAGCATTTAAAGAGTTTAGCACTTACTATTTTTGCATCTTTAATTATCTGAATTACATGGATCTGGGTATATGTGTCAAGTGCTGGATCAATTTTATTCCCAAATATCAAAAACATGAGCTGCACTTTAATTAACAATTCTTGATTCCCATATCTGAGTGACATGAGGCATGTTTCTCATTTAATTAACAATTCTTCTTTTCCTAAACTCATTTCTTAGGTCATctgaatgaaaattgaattgatATGGACCTTGTCCCCATTGATGATTCTATGTGGTTAGCCTTTAGGGTTGTTACAGAAACTTATTTTGGAAATTGACAACCCAAATATAATATTAGAG
This DNA window, taken from Vitis vinifera cultivar Pinot Noir 40024 chromosome 2, ASM3070453v1, encodes the following:
- the LOC100252266 gene encoding uncharacterized protein LOC100252266 — protein: MPPSTVSYHMESWQHVQVHICRILGIQLIFLVGFGFCMSSSFVSCEVGGCTSNVGSTNQSLNIPPYFEKHITKSYFDKYDSLLDSDFLDFISHELFPGSCELLLDNLNLVLRLSVQQRSLIGDGSHRHLSSSFRFNIQSELIAELPIHFCEAIIIEKLPYGIFADPFELQHLLQRGVFMGAAVFGDTNLELPSVHSNRSLVEVHMDVDLNTFSRHKDGLEINIDLPLHIRYPPLEESGYSNIELGAPDLFMRCSIEAKSHNQSCLLMLKDNGVALGNGPVVWRVPSGIKAHARAVSIVTFISAILSTLSIVLTSVYYSSTKLCKNLKQS